One segment of Chiloscyllium plagiosum isolate BGI_BamShark_2017 unplaced genomic scaffold, ASM401019v2 scaf_6225, whole genome shotgun sequence DNA contains the following:
- the LOC122547267 gene encoding T-cell-specific guanine nucleotide triphosphate-binding protein 2-like → MGGASSSDQMAPSPNTFSFTREELNKLKSDGETSWVVKVTPLHTKLDDLDSTELNIAVTGETGSGKSTFINAMRSLQSDDEGAAETGNIETTMEPTGYKDLKMPNVRFWDLPGIGTTKFPADKYLREMNFNSYDFFIIISHCRFKENDAKLAKEITRLGKKFYFVRSKIDNDLKSMGNHCRIFNEKEELAKIRNDCIKNLQLAGIPSPNVFLISNFDQNLYDFKLLQSNIIT, encoded by the exons ATGGGAGGAGCCAGCTCCAG tgatcAGATGGCTCCATCTCCAAACACCTTCTCCTTCACTCGGGAAGAGCTCAACAAACTGAAGTCTGATGGTGAAACTTCGTGGGTAGTAAAGGTTACACCATTACACACAAAGTTAGATGATCTGGATTCTACAGAGCTGAACATTGCAGTGACAGGAGAAACAGGCTCTGGGAAATCCACCTTCATCAATGCAATGAGGAGCCTGCAGAGTGATGATGAGGGAGCAGCTGAAACTGGGAACATTGAAACCACAATGGAGCCTACTGGGTACAAAGATCTCAAAATGCCAAATGTCCGTTTCTGGGATCTGCCAGGAATTGGAACAACGAAATTCCCAGCAGATAAATACCTGAGGGAAATGAACTTTAATAGCTATGATTTCTTCATCATTATCTCACACTGCCGGTTCAAAGAAAATGATGCAAAACTTGCCAAAGAAATTACACGGCTTGGGAAGAAATTCTACTTTGTGCGATCTAAAATTGATAATGATCTCAAATCAATGGGAAATCATTGCAGGATATTTAATGAAAAGGAGGAACTAGCAAAGATCAGGAATGACTGTATCAAAAATTTACAACTTGCAGGCATCCCATCACCCAATGTTTTCCTGATATCAAACTTTGATCAGAACCTGTATGATTTTAAACTGTTACAAAGTAACATTATAACATAA